A genomic stretch from Coffea arabica cultivar ET-39 chromosome 10c, Coffea Arabica ET-39 HiFi, whole genome shotgun sequence includes:
- the LOC113714595 gene encoding uncharacterized protein isoform X1, with the protein MSNLRAICRPYAVFSCCRSVVRVRVSIGSPFNLGSPSLSPKSSVSVFLSPPPLLGLDSAIKMEPWATRWRLNQQRRMGVKASSNWTDSKSPYDTLELERDADEEQIKVAYRRLAKFYHPDVYDGKGTLEEGETAEARFIKIQAAYELLIDQEKRRQYDNDNRVNPMKASQAWMEWIMKKRKAFDQRGDMAIAAWAEQQQRELNLRVRRLAGSKIDPEEERKILAKEKKASLENFNNTLRRHTLVLKKRDLMRKKAEEEKKKAISRLLAAEGLELEKDENEDL; encoded by the exons ATGAGTAATTTGAGAGCAATTTGTAGGCCGTACGCAGTGTTCTCTTGTTGCCGATCAgtggttagggttagggtttcaattgggAGCCCTTTTAATTTGGGGTCTCCATCATTATCACCGAAATCTTCTGTTTCTGTATTTTTATCTCCTCCGCCGTTGTTAGGGTTGGATTCTGCCATAAAAATGGAACCTTGGGCCACCAGATGGAGATTGAATCAGCAGAGAAGAATGGGGGTTAAGGCTTCCTCAAATTGGACAGACTCTAAATCTCCCTATGACACCCTTG AGTTGGAAAGAGATGCAGATGAGGAGCAAATAAAGGTAGCATACAGACGTTTAGCAAAGTTCTATCATCCGGATG TTTATGATGGTAAAGGGACTCTTGAGGAAGGGGAAACAGCTGAAGCTCGATTTATCAAGATTCAGGCTGCATACGAGTTGCTTATAGATCAGGAGAAGCGAAGGCAGTATGACAATGATAATCGTGTTAATCCAATGAAG GCATCTCAAGCATGGATGGAGTGGATCATGAAAAAACGAAAAGCATTTGATCAGCGGGGTGACATGGCAATTGCAGCCTGGGCTGAACAGCAGCAGCGTGAATTAAATCTCCGTGTACGGCGTCTTGCCGGATCAAAG ATTGAtcctgaagaagaaaggaaaatactCGCTAAAGAGAAGAAGGCATCTTTGGAGAATTTCAATAATACTCTGAGGCGTCATACACTGGTATTAAAGAAGAGAGATTTAATGCGAAAAAAAGccgaagaagagaagaaaaaagccATCAGCAGGCTTTTGGCTGCTGAAGGCCTAGAGCTTGAAAAAGATGAGAATGAAGATTTGTAA
- the LOC113714595 gene encoding uncharacterized protein isoform X2, translating to MTPLKMGICLIREEDELERDADEEQIKVAYRRLAKFYHPDVYDGKGTLEEGETAEARFIKIQAAYELLIDQEKRRQYDNDNRVNPMKASQAWMEWIMKKRKAFDQRGDMAIAAWAEQQQRELNLRVRRLAGSKIDPEEERKILAKEKKASLENFNNTLRRHTLVLKKRDLMRKKAEEEKKKAISRLLAAEGLELEKDENEDL from the exons ATGACACCCTTG AAAATGGGCATTTGTTTGATTAGAGAGGAAGatg AGTTGGAAAGAGATGCAGATGAGGAGCAAATAAAGGTAGCATACAGACGTTTAGCAAAGTTCTATCATCCGGATG TTTATGATGGTAAAGGGACTCTTGAGGAAGGGGAAACAGCTGAAGCTCGATTTATCAAGATTCAGGCTGCATACGAGTTGCTTATAGATCAGGAGAAGCGAAGGCAGTATGACAATGATAATCGTGTTAATCCAATGAAG GCATCTCAAGCATGGATGGAGTGGATCATGAAAAAACGAAAAGCATTTGATCAGCGGGGTGACATGGCAATTGCAGCCTGGGCTGAACAGCAGCAGCGTGAATTAAATCTCCGTGTACGGCGTCTTGCCGGATCAAAG ATTGAtcctgaagaagaaaggaaaatactCGCTAAAGAGAAGAAGGCATCTTTGGAGAATTTCAATAATACTCTGAGGCGTCATACACTGGTATTAAAGAAGAGAGATTTAATGCGAAAAAAAGccgaagaagagaagaaaaaagccATCAGCAGGCTTTTGGCTGCTGAAGGCCTAGAGCTTGAAAAAGATGAGAATGAAGATTTGTAA
- the LOC113714594 gene encoding phosphopantothenate--cysteine ligase 2 isoform X1 gives MDATHSEVLQETPSVEIKSFFDSAPPLKDADEISRKLKEFVERNSSTPENGRVTRVVCVTSGGTTVPLEQRCVRYIDNFSSGHRGAASTEYFLKAGYSVIFLYRRGTCQPYCSSLPDDPLLECFDITDDSKIQVHPSHAEVVKRAISEHRARCQLNMQAVVGGNLLKLPFTTIFEYLQILQLIADSVSKLGRSAMFYFAAAVSDFYVPWELLTEHKLQSASGPLDIRLAQVPKMISVLRKAWAPMAFCISFKLETDSNILLAKAAMALKKNKVHMVVANELSTRKDEVIVVAKSGNIVVRRDKAQPGAEVESPLVELLVDRHSAYIKEAGV, from the exons ATGGATGCAACACATTCGGAAGTATTACAAGAAACTCCTTCAGTGGAAATCAAGTCCTTCTTTGATTCAGCTCCTCCTTTGAAGGATGCTGATGAAATCAGCAGAAAGTTGAAAGAATTTGTTGAAAGGAATTCTTCAACACCAG AGAATGGAAGAGTTACAAGGGTGGTGTGTGTGACATCTGGTGGTACTACAGTTCCTTTGGAGCAACGATGTGTTCGTTACATTGACAACTTTAGCTCTGGACATAGAGGAGCTGCATCCACAGA ATACTTTTTGAAGGCTGGTTATTCTGTCATCTTTCTGTATCGTAG AGGAACCTGTCAGCCATACTGTTCATCTCTTCCTGATGATCCATTACTTGAATGTTTTGATATTACGGATGATTCCAAAATTCAAG TGCACCCATCACATGCTGAAGTGGTGAAGAGAGCCATCAGTGAACATCGTGCG AGATGCCAATTGAATATGCAGGCAGTAGTGGGAGGCAACTTGTTGAAACTACCTTTCACAACAATTTTTGAGTATCTTCAG ATCTTACAATTGATTGCAGATTCAGTCAGCAAACTTGGACGAAGTGCTATGTTTTATTTTGCTGCTGCAGTGTCTGACTTCTATGTCCCTTGGGAATTACTG ACAGAACATAAACTTCAGTCAGCATCTGGTCCTCTAGACATACGACTTGCTCAGGTCCCTAAAATGATTTCAGTGCTGAGGAAAGCTTGGGCACCAATGGCTTTTTGCATATCCTTCAAG ctGGAGACAGATTCAAATATCCTTTTAGCAAAGGCTGCCATGGCTCTCAAAAAGAACAAGGTACATATGGTGGTAGCTAATGAGCTTTCAACCCGTAAAGATGAAGTGATCGTAGTTGCAAAGAGTGGAAATATAGTAGTTCGCAGAGACAAGGCTCAGCCAGGGGCTGAGGTGGAGAGCCCCCTTGTTGAACTTCTGGTGGATAGACATTCAGCTTATATAAAGGAAGCTGGTGTATAG
- the LOC113714594 gene encoding phosphopantothenate--cysteine ligase 2 isoform X2 — MDATHSEVLQETPSVEIKSFFDSAPPLKDADEISRKLKEFVERNSSTPENGRVTRVVCVTSGGTTVPLEQRCVRYIDNFSSGHRGAASTEYFLKAGYSVIFLYRRGTCQPYCSSLPDDPLLECFDITDDSKIQVHPSHAEVVKRAISEHRAAVVGGNLLKLPFTTIFEYLQILQLIADSVSKLGRSAMFYFAAAVSDFYVPWELLTEHKLQSASGPLDIRLAQVPKMISVLRKAWAPMAFCISFKLETDSNILLAKAAMALKKNKVHMVVANELSTRKDEVIVVAKSGNIVVRRDKAQPGAEVESPLVELLVDRHSAYIKEAGV, encoded by the exons ATGGATGCAACACATTCGGAAGTATTACAAGAAACTCCTTCAGTGGAAATCAAGTCCTTCTTTGATTCAGCTCCTCCTTTGAAGGATGCTGATGAAATCAGCAGAAAGTTGAAAGAATTTGTTGAAAGGAATTCTTCAACACCAG AGAATGGAAGAGTTACAAGGGTGGTGTGTGTGACATCTGGTGGTACTACAGTTCCTTTGGAGCAACGATGTGTTCGTTACATTGACAACTTTAGCTCTGGACATAGAGGAGCTGCATCCACAGA ATACTTTTTGAAGGCTGGTTATTCTGTCATCTTTCTGTATCGTAG AGGAACCTGTCAGCCATACTGTTCATCTCTTCCTGATGATCCATTACTTGAATGTTTTGATATTACGGATGATTCCAAAATTCAAG TGCACCCATCACATGCTGAAGTGGTGAAGAGAGCCATCAGTGAACATCGTGCG GCAGTAGTGGGAGGCAACTTGTTGAAACTACCTTTCACAACAATTTTTGAGTATCTTCAG ATCTTACAATTGATTGCAGATTCAGTCAGCAAACTTGGACGAAGTGCTATGTTTTATTTTGCTGCTGCAGTGTCTGACTTCTATGTCCCTTGGGAATTACTG ACAGAACATAAACTTCAGTCAGCATCTGGTCCTCTAGACATACGACTTGCTCAGGTCCCTAAAATGATTTCAGTGCTGAGGAAAGCTTGGGCACCAATGGCTTTTTGCATATCCTTCAAG ctGGAGACAGATTCAAATATCCTTTTAGCAAAGGCTGCCATGGCTCTCAAAAAGAACAAGGTACATATGGTGGTAGCTAATGAGCTTTCAACCCGTAAAGATGAAGTGATCGTAGTTGCAAAGAGTGGAAATATAGTAGTTCGCAGAGACAAGGCTCAGCCAGGGGCTGAGGTGGAGAGCCCCCTTGTTGAACTTCTGGTGGATAGACATTCAGCTTATATAAAGGAAGCTGGTGTATAG
- the LOC140015722 gene encoding protein EPIDERMAL PATTERNING FACTOR 2-like, with protein sequence MRTCPSVGLRRLALVTVCFTVLAIIAFHGKGAYKSHSSHIHQEEVQDGGKGDLGMELYPTGSRLPDCSHACGPCFPCKRVMVSFKCSNSESCPIVYRCMCKGKFYHVPSN encoded by the exons atgaggacCTGCCCCTCAGTTGGATTGCGCAGATTGGCACTTGTGACAGTTTGCTTCACGGTTCTTGCCATCA TTGCATTCCATGGAAAAGGTGCTTACAAGAGCCATTCAAGTCACATTCACCAAGAAGAG GTTCAGGATGGAGGAAAGGGTGACCTGGGGATGGAGCTATATCCTACAGGGTCCAGACTGCCAGACTGCTCCCATGCATGCGGACCCTGTTTTCCATGCAAGAGGGTTATGGTGAGCTTCAAATGCTCAAATTCGGAGTCTTGCCCAATTGTATACAGGTGCATGTGTAAAGGGAAATTCTACCATGTTCCCTCCAACTGA
- the LOC113713228 gene encoding ATP synthase delta chain, chloroplastic-like, whose product MAASLQQTPIAFGCRSPPSTQIPTAPTAKLSLTSTFTTGLKIPKLTIKPRSSSSSNTNRSHGAAGARMADTAAGSYATALAEVAQSNGTLEQTAADVEKIEQLFSDPEVSAFFANPTVDEEKKRNVVDEIVKSSELQPHVANFLNILVDMKRTDIVNDIVKEFELVYNSLTETEMAVVTSVVQLDSQHLAQIAKGVQRLTGSKNVRIKTVIDPSLVAGFTIRYGLSGSKLIDMSVKKQLEDIAAQLDLGDIQLAV is encoded by the coding sequence ATGGCAGCAAGTCTCCAACAAACTCCGATCGCGTTCGGGTGCCGTTCACCGCCGTCGACTCAAATCCCCACGGCACCCACCGCCAAGCTCTCCCTCACTTCCACCTTCACCACCGGCCTCAAAATCCCCAAACTCACCATAAAACCccgctcctcctcctcctccaacaCCAACCGCAGCCACGGCGCCGCCGGGGCACGAATGGCAGACACTGCAGCCGGAAGCTACGCCACCGCCTTAGCCGAGGTCGCCCAGTCCAACGGAACCCTAGAGCAAACCGCAGCCGACGTGGAGAAGATTGAGCAGCTCTTCTCCGACCCGGAGGTCTCTGCCTTCTTCGCAAACCCCACTGTCGACGAAGAGAAGAAGCGTAACGTCGTCGACGAGATAGTGAAGTCATCGGAATTACAGCCCCACGTGGCGAACTTCCTCAACATCCTCGTGGACATGAAGAGAACGGACATCGTGAACGACATCGTAAAGGAGTTTGAGCTGGTGTATAATTCTCTGACGGAAACTGAGATGGCGGTGGTGACGTCAGTTGTGCAATTGGACTCCCAGCATTTGGCCCAAATTGCGAAGGGGGTCCAGAGATTGACTGGGTCCAAGAATGTGAGGATTAAGACTGTAATCGACCCGTCTCTTGTGGCTGGGTTTACAATTAGGTATGGGCTCTCCGGGTCAAAATTGATCGATATGAGTGTGAAGAAGCAACTTGAGGATATTGCTGCTCAGCTTGATCTGGGGGATATTCAATTAGCTGtataa